From the genome of Mycobacterium dioxanotrophicus, one region includes:
- a CDS encoding primary-amine oxidase, which translates to MTDTVVRTFHPLDPLGPEEFRQVAAIVRRDRGVDDRWRFASIELVEPDKQQLTAYDTTGTAPERRALVVCFHRDSNSTYKATVSLTDDAVLSWTHLPGVQANFTVDEWDECDRAMRTHPDVIAALARRGVTDMDMVFMDVWTYGDILIPERYKGRRLGWTDTWLRSPGGANIYAHHLRGFHCVVDMNTMELLEIEEGEPIDIPEVMAEYKPANIPAQLRESSTRPPLKPLDITQPEGPSFTLAGNLLQWQNWSLRVGFNYREGMTLHTVSYNDHGRVRPIAHRMSLAEMAVPYRDHCPDHYRRTAFDIGEWGIGFMTTSLELGCDCLGEIRYLDAVLHDTKGEPYPIRNAICIHEEDNAVLWKHVEHGGSADVRRMRRLTVSSHMTVANYEYLVYWRFYQDGNIECEIRATGLMVTTHLRDGEEHPHGTLVDNNTYAPFHQHFITARLDLDVDGADNTVYATETEIEPIGPDNPYGLSLRQKNTALRTESEGKQDYNWDTQRAWKVVNENTTNGLGTHPSYKLVPGAAFPAMFDPASPIFRRAEAIAHTLWVTPNSPDERWPSGEFVNQSGPGLGLPEWTAANRPIDNTDVVLWYTFGIHHIPRPEEWPIMPVDAVSFWLKPAGFFDRNPALDVEPTPPSACHHPH; encoded by the coding sequence ATGACTGACACCGTCGTTCGGACGTTTCACCCACTTGATCCGCTGGGCCCGGAGGAATTTCGGCAGGTTGCTGCCATCGTGCGGCGTGACCGTGGTGTGGACGACCGGTGGCGGTTCGCGTCCATCGAGCTCGTCGAACCCGACAAACAACAGCTCACCGCGTACGACACGACGGGTACGGCACCCGAGCGCCGCGCTCTCGTGGTGTGCTTCCACCGCGACTCCAACAGCACCTACAAGGCCACCGTCTCGCTCACCGACGATGCGGTTCTGAGCTGGACGCATCTACCGGGTGTGCAGGCCAACTTCACGGTCGACGAATGGGACGAGTGCGACCGGGCGATGCGCACCCACCCCGACGTGATCGCCGCGTTGGCCCGGCGCGGTGTCACCGACATGGACATGGTGTTCATGGACGTCTGGACCTACGGCGACATCCTGATCCCGGAGCGCTACAAGGGCAGGCGGCTCGGCTGGACCGACACCTGGCTGCGATCCCCCGGCGGCGCCAACATCTACGCGCACCACCTACGTGGATTCCACTGCGTCGTCGACATGAACACGATGGAGCTGCTGGAGATCGAAGAAGGCGAGCCGATCGACATCCCGGAGGTGATGGCCGAGTACAAGCCCGCCAACATCCCTGCGCAACTGCGCGAGTCCAGCACTCGCCCACCGTTGAAACCCCTGGACATCACCCAGCCCGAAGGCCCGTCGTTCACCCTAGCCGGCAACCTGCTGCAATGGCAGAACTGGTCGCTGCGAGTCGGTTTCAACTACCGCGAGGGCATGACGCTGCACACCGTGAGCTACAACGACCACGGCCGGGTGCGACCCATCGCGCATCGAATGTCGCTGGCCGAGATGGCGGTGCCCTACCGCGACCACTGCCCGGACCACTACCGGCGCACCGCCTTCGACATCGGGGAGTGGGGCATCGGGTTCATGACCACCTCGCTGGAGCTGGGCTGCGACTGCCTCGGTGAGATCCGCTATCTCGACGCGGTGTTGCACGACACCAAGGGCGAGCCGTATCCGATCCGCAACGCGATCTGCATCCACGAGGAAGACAACGCGGTGCTGTGGAAGCACGTGGAGCACGGCGGCAGCGCCGACGTGCGCCGCATGCGCAGGCTCACGGTGTCCAGCCACATGACTGTCGCCAACTACGAATATCTCGTGTACTGGCGGTTCTACCAGGACGGCAACATCGAATGTGAGATCCGCGCAACGGGTTTGATGGTCACCACGCATCTACGCGACGGTGAGGAGCACCCGCACGGCACACTGGTGGACAACAACACCTACGCGCCGTTCCACCAGCACTTCATCACCGCCCGTCTGGACCTCGACGTGGACGGAGCCGACAACACCGTCTACGCCACCGAAACCGAGATCGAACCGATAGGTCCGGACAACCCGTACGGATTGTCCTTGCGGCAGAAGAACACTGCGCTGCGCACCGAGTCCGAGGGCAAGCAGGACTACAACTGGGACACCCAGCGGGCCTGGAAGGTGGTCAACGAGAACACCACCAACGGCTTGGGTACCCACCCGTCCTACAAGCTGGTGCCCGGCGCCGCCTTCCCCGCGATGTTCGACCCCGCCTCTCCCATCTTCCGGCGCGCCGAGGCCATCGCCCATACGCTCTGGGTCACGCCAAACAGCCCCGACGAGCGCTGGCCGTCAGGCGAATTCGTCAACCAGAGCGGCCCGGGACTCGGACTGCCGGAATGGACTGCGGCCAACCGGCCGATCGACAACACCGACGTCGTGCTCTGGTACACCTTCGGCATCCACCACATCCCGCGGCCGGAGGAATGGCCGATCATGCCGGTGGACGCCGTCTCCTTCTGGCTCAAACCCGCCGGCTTCTTCGACCGTAATCCGGCTCTCGATGTCGAGCCGACCCCACCATCCGCCTGTCACCACCCTCACTGA
- a CDS encoding serine hydrolase domain-containing protein, whose amino-acid sequence MEVNADNWQQPPFNRWAYWHIEDILPTQPIPRGTGPVRALPAVEALDPLEVNVIRSDGEEATVADVLADTYTDAYVVLQDGGLVTEWYGAEGAADRPHATMSITKSVVGAVAGVLVDRGLLDVGLPVTDIVGELAGSGYAGATVRDILDMRSGVLFREDYTDPQSEVRLLSDWLGTRGLYEYLVGLSAEAPHGQRFLYRSAESDVLGWVCERVSGTPMAELISTLIWEPMGAEFDAEILCDTVGTAIHDGGLCATARDLARFGQLLLDGGVVPDDGDDGVRTVIGPRWLRAAWAVDADARSVFIESPNEVSMPGGWYRNQLWFRPGLFGDVLLCLGIHGQMIHVSRRTRTVCVKFSTWPQAQEPRFMQDTLRAFDAVGGALSGRQRMGDKHRLPGIVSGMTRHSGAGNPDQS is encoded by the coding sequence GTGGAGGTTAACGCCGACAACTGGCAGCAACCGCCGTTCAACCGGTGGGCGTACTGGCATATCGAAGATATCTTGCCGACGCAGCCGATACCTCGCGGCACCGGCCCGGTCCGCGCGTTACCCGCCGTCGAGGCCCTTGATCCGTTGGAAGTCAATGTCATTCGGTCCGACGGCGAAGAGGCCACGGTCGCCGACGTGCTGGCGGACACCTACACGGACGCTTACGTGGTGCTGCAGGACGGTGGTCTGGTCACCGAATGGTACGGCGCGGAGGGGGCCGCTGACCGTCCTCACGCGACGATGTCGATCACCAAGTCCGTCGTCGGCGCGGTGGCCGGCGTTCTGGTGGACCGCGGACTGCTCGACGTCGGCCTGCCCGTCACCGACATCGTCGGTGAACTGGCGGGCAGTGGCTACGCCGGTGCGACGGTGCGCGACATTCTCGACATGCGCAGCGGTGTGCTGTTCCGCGAGGACTACACCGACCCGCAGTCCGAGGTTCGGCTACTCAGCGATTGGTTGGGAACGCGCGGGCTTTACGAATATCTGGTCGGGTTGTCGGCCGAGGCGCCGCACGGACAACGATTTCTGTACCGCTCAGCGGAATCCGATGTATTGGGCTGGGTGTGTGAGCGGGTATCGGGCACGCCGATGGCCGAGTTGATCTCGACGCTGATCTGGGAACCGATGGGTGCCGAGTTCGATGCCGAGATACTGTGCGACACAGTCGGTACCGCGATCCACGATGGTGGGCTGTGTGCTACAGCGCGGGATCTGGCGCGCTTCGGTCAACTGCTTCTGGACGGCGGTGTGGTTCCCGACGACGGCGACGACGGGGTGCGCACCGTGATCGGGCCGCGCTGGCTGCGCGCGGCCTGGGCCGTCGACGCCGATGCCCGGTCGGTGTTCATCGAGTCGCCGAACGAGGTGTCGATGCCGGGCGGCTGGTATCGCAATCAGTTGTGGTTCCGCCCGGGTCTATTTGGAGATGTGTTGCTTTGCTTGGGAATTCACGGGCAGATGATTCACGTCAGCCGACGCACCCGGACTGTCTGCGTGAAGTTCTCGACGTGGCCGCAGGCCCAGGAACCCCGCTTCATGCAGGACACTCTGCGGGCGTTCGATGCGGTCGGAGGGGCGTTGAGCGGCCGCCAGCGCATGGGAGACAAACACCGTCTGCCCGGCATCGTCTCGGGTATGACGCGGCATTCGGGCGCCGGCAATCCCGACCAGTCTTGA
- a CDS encoding gamma-aminobutyraldehyde dehydrogenase — translation MSDKKVIHNVINGEIQTASDGQMMDIVNPSTGEVFASAPNSSAVDVDLAFQAAGKAFETWRWSTPSERQRALLKLADVIEENADELIAIECENTGKPVSLTASEEIPPMLDQIRFFAGAARVLEGRSQGEYMRGHTSSIRREPVGPVAQVAPWNYPMMMSVWKFAPALAAGCTVVLKPSDTTPASSYWMVEKMQEIFPPGVCNLVCGDRDTGAALTAHPVPQLVSITGSTRAGVAVATSAAQDLKRAHLELGGKAPVVVFNDADIAAVVEGVTAAGYFNAGQDCTAATRMIVQEGIYDELLAAMTESVAATKTGYDPNDEDILFGPINNPNQLAHVSGLVSRAPEHARVLAGGKKKEGAGFFFEPTLIADLRQDDELIQTEIFGPVVTAQKFSTEDEALAYANGTEYGLASSVWTRNVDVAARMSARLDFGCVWINTHIPLVAEMPHGGFKHSGYGKDLSMYGLEDYTRIKHVMHYHGFEG, via the coding sequence ATGTCGGACAAAAAAGTCATCCACAACGTCATCAACGGAGAAATCCAGACCGCCTCGGACGGTCAGATGATGGACATCGTCAACCCGTCCACCGGCGAGGTGTTCGCCTCGGCGCCGAATTCGTCTGCGGTTGACGTGGATCTGGCGTTCCAGGCGGCCGGTAAGGCGTTCGAGACCTGGCGCTGGTCCACTCCCAGTGAGCGACAGCGGGCGCTGCTCAAGCTCGCCGACGTCATCGAGGAGAACGCCGACGAGCTCATCGCCATCGAGTGCGAGAACACCGGTAAGCCGGTCTCGCTGACCGCGTCGGAGGAGATTCCGCCGATGCTCGATCAGATCCGGTTCTTCGCCGGCGCCGCCAGGGTGCTGGAGGGCCGGTCGCAGGGCGAGTACATGCGCGGTCACACGTCGTCCATCCGACGCGAACCGGTCGGGCCGGTGGCCCAGGTCGCGCCGTGGAACTACCCGATGATGATGTCGGTGTGGAAGTTCGCGCCGGCGCTGGCCGCCGGGTGCACCGTGGTGCTCAAGCCGTCGGACACCACTCCGGCGTCGTCGTACTGGATGGTCGAGAAGATGCAGGAGATCTTCCCGCCCGGGGTGTGCAACCTGGTCTGCGGCGACCGGGACACCGGTGCCGCGCTGACCGCACACCCGGTGCCCCAGCTGGTGTCGATCACCGGGTCGACCCGCGCCGGTGTCGCGGTGGCCACGAGCGCCGCGCAGGACCTCAAGCGGGCCCATCTCGAGCTCGGCGGCAAGGCTCCCGTGGTGGTGTTCAACGACGCCGACATCGCCGCTGTCGTCGAGGGCGTCACAGCCGCAGGCTATTTCAACGCCGGCCAGGACTGCACCGCCGCCACCCGGATGATCGTGCAAGAAGGCATCTACGACGAGCTGCTGGCAGCCATGACCGAATCGGTCGCCGCCACCAAGACCGGCTACGACCCCAACGACGAGGACATCCTGTTCGGCCCGATCAACAATCCCAACCAGCTGGCCCACGTCTCGGGCCTGGTCTCACGGGCGCCCGAGCATGCCCGGGTGCTGGCCGGCGGCAAGAAGAAGGAGGGCGCCGGTTTCTTCTTCGAACCCACGCTGATCGCCGATCTGCGCCAGGACGACGAGTTGATCCAGACCGAGATCTTCGGGCCCGTCGTCACCGCGCAGAAGTTCAGCACCGAAGACGAGGCACTGGCATACGCCAACGGCACCGAATACGGGCTGGCCTCATCGGTGTGGACGCGCAATGTCGATGTCGCGGCGCGGATGTCGGCCCGACTGGACTTCGGCTGCGTGTGGATCAACACCCACATCCCGCTGGTCGCCGAGATGCCGCACGGTGGTTTCAAACACTCCGGCTACGGCAAGGACCTGTCGATGTACGGGCTCGAGGATTACACCCGCATCAAGCACGTGATGCACTACCACGGCTTCGAGGGATAG
- the dapC gene encoding succinyldiaminopimelate transaminase, with protein sequence MARTPRSAALPEFPWDTLAEVTARARSHPDGIVDLSVGTPVDPVAPLIREALASASASPGYPTTAGTPALRASATAALRRRYGITELAPDAVLPVIGTKELIAWLPTLLGLGSGDTVVVPELAYPTYEVGARLAGAQVVRADALTQLGPQVPALIFLNSPSNPTGRVLGVDHLRKVVTWARERGVLVASDECYLGLSWDADPVSVLHPSVSDGDHTGLLAIHSLSKTSSLAGYRAGFVAGDPAVVAELLAVRKHAGMIVPTPVQAAMVAALDDDEHEALQRDRYARRRAMLLPALRSAGFTVEHSEAGLYLWASRGEPCRDTVAWLAERGILVAPGEFYGPAGAQYVRVALTATDERIDAAVARLA encoded by the coding sequence GTGGCGCGTACCCCGCGCTCGGCCGCTCTGCCGGAGTTCCCCTGGGACACCCTGGCCGAGGTGACGGCCCGCGCCCGTTCGCATCCCGACGGCATCGTCGACCTGTCGGTGGGGACCCCGGTGGATCCGGTGGCCCCGCTGATCCGCGAGGCACTCGCGTCGGCGAGTGCCTCGCCCGGGTATCCGACGACCGCTGGTACGCCGGCGCTCCGGGCGTCGGCGACGGCTGCGTTGCGGCGCCGCTACGGCATCACCGAGCTGGCGCCCGACGCTGTCCTTCCGGTCATCGGCACCAAAGAGTTGATCGCCTGGCTTCCGACACTGCTGGGCCTCGGTTCCGGCGACACGGTCGTGGTCCCCGAGCTCGCGTACCCCACCTATGAGGTCGGCGCGCGCCTGGCCGGAGCACAGGTGGTTCGGGCCGACGCGCTGACCCAGCTCGGCCCGCAGGTGCCTGCCCTGATCTTCCTCAACTCGCCGAGCAATCCGACCGGCCGCGTGCTGGGCGTCGACCACCTGCGCAAGGTGGTGACGTGGGCACGTGAACGCGGCGTCCTCGTCGCGTCCGACGAGTGCTATCTCGGGCTCAGCTGGGATGCCGACCCGGTCAGCGTGCTGCACCCGTCGGTCAGCGACGGTGACCACACCGGGCTTCTGGCTATCCACTCGCTGTCCAAGACGTCGTCCCTGGCCGGCTATCGGGCGGGTTTCGTCGCCGGGGATCCTGCGGTGGTCGCCGAGTTGCTGGCGGTGCGCAAGCACGCAGGCATGATCGTCCCGACGCCGGTGCAGGCGGCGATGGTCGCGGCCCTCGACGACGACGAACACGAAGCCCTGCAGCGGGATCGGTATGCGCGTCGCCGCGCGATGCTGCTGCCGGCACTGCGGTCGGCCGGGTTCACGGTCGAACATTCTGAGGCCGGGCTCTACCTGTGGGCGAGCCGCGGCGAGCCGTGCCGGGACACCGTCGCGTGGTTGGCCGAACGTGGCATCCTGGTCGCGCCAGGCGAGTTCTACGGCCCGGCCGGTGCACAGTATGTGCGGGTCGCGTTGACGGCCACCGACGAACGCATCGACGCCGCCGTCGCCCGCCTCGCCTGA
- a CDS encoding serine hydrolase domain-containing protein, with amino-acid sequence MHDQAEPMTGFPPASEDQVTIANWQEPQYLRWAFQHLRELLPTHRIPAGGHCSSLPKHDAPLGDPTVIWPDGGEVTASEVFAATHTDGLLVLRDGHIVAEQYLGAMTESSRHLLMSVSKSLVGCVAGILVERGTLDPDAPVTEYVPEVADCGYAGATLRNVLDMRTGVAFSEAYTAPDSEVRQMERSVGWAPLQPEDVVGGYAYLRQIGSGGPHGGEFTYRSCDTDMLGWMCERAAGVRMADLISTLIWQPMGAEYDAEVVCDAVGAAVHDGGICATLRDLGRFGQLILDDGVARDGRRVIPARWLAETFDPTPDVREAFALTDNEPMLPGGWYRNQFWFYRRASGPVLLCLGIHGQLVYVDRASRTVVVKMSSWPAAQDATYLAATLRACAALAV; translated from the coding sequence ATGCACGACCAGGCCGAGCCCATGACAGGGTTCCCACCGGCGTCCGAAGATCAGGTCACCATCGCCAACTGGCAGGAACCGCAGTATCTGCGGTGGGCGTTCCAGCACCTGCGTGAACTGTTGCCGACGCACCGCATCCCTGCCGGCGGGCACTGCTCTTCGCTGCCGAAACACGATGCACCACTGGGCGACCCGACGGTCATCTGGCCCGACGGCGGGGAGGTCACCGCATCGGAGGTGTTCGCCGCGACCCACACCGACGGACTGCTGGTGCTGCGCGACGGACACATCGTCGCCGAGCAGTATCTCGGCGCGATGACCGAATCGAGCAGGCATCTGTTGATGTCGGTGTCCAAGTCGCTCGTCGGATGCGTCGCCGGCATCCTGGTCGAACGCGGCACCCTCGACCCGGACGCCCCGGTCACCGAATACGTACCCGAGGTCGCCGACTGTGGCTATGCCGGGGCGACCCTGCGCAACGTGCTCGACATGCGGACGGGCGTCGCGTTCAGTGAGGCGTACACCGCGCCCGATTCTGAGGTTCGGCAGATGGAACGTTCGGTGGGATGGGCTCCGCTACAGCCCGAGGATGTCGTCGGCGGATATGCCTACCTGCGCCAGATCGGTTCCGGTGGCCCGCACGGTGGCGAGTTCACCTACCGGTCCTGCGACACCGACATGCTCGGCTGGATGTGCGAACGCGCCGCGGGTGTGCGCATGGCCGACTTGATCTCAACGTTGATCTGGCAGCCCATGGGCGCCGAGTACGACGCCGAGGTGGTCTGCGACGCGGTGGGCGCCGCTGTACACGACGGCGGAATCTGTGCCACCTTGCGCGATCTCGGCCGGTTCGGTCAGTTGATTCTCGACGACGGAGTCGCCCGGGACGGCCGGCGGGTCATCCCGGCCCGCTGGCTCGCCGAGACCTTCGATCCCACACCGGATGTGCGCGAAGCGTTCGCACTCACCGACAACGAGCCGATGCTGCCCGGCGGCTGGTACCGCAACCAGTTCTGGTTCTACCGCAGGGCGTCCGGACCGGTGCTGCTGTGCCTGGGCATTCATGGCCAGCTGGTGTACGTCGATCGGGCCTCGCGCACCGTCGTGGTCAAGATGTCGTCGTGGCCGGCAGCGCAGGACGCGACGTACCTCGCCGCGACGCTGCGCGCCTGCGCCGCCCTGGCCGTTTAG